In one Trichlorobacter lovleyi SZ genomic region, the following are encoded:
- the istA gene encoding IS21 family transposase, producing the protein MLIVESIRKIRQAYHRDKKPIRQIAREFHVSKNTVKKIIRSDVTEQVYQRSEQPRPKLSQYEGRLKDLLAEDTAKPIRHRRSAQLLFEQLQREGFTGGYDSVRRFIQLQRKESAGGSVAFIPLSFDPGEAFQFDWSYEQIELGGVNVKIKVAQFRLCNSRMPFCIAYTRETLEMVLDAHIKAFNFFGGTCRRGIYDNLKTVVTKVLMGKERVFNRRFQLLASHYLFEPVACTPAAGWEKGQVENQVGLVRKRFFATRRKFADLDELNEWLCDQCLSYAASHKHPDTPLLTISDAFKEERRHLLTAMVPFDGYCENDAKVSSTALVAFDRNSYSVHVSAVGNPVTVRAYADHLTFVQDGRTVGIHRRRFGRGEVLFDPWHYLEVLKKKPGALRNGAPFKEWNLPEPVELVRIALARHHDGDRQFVGILSVVPLYGIEAVTKACADVLAANTVSRDVVLNLLSRTHEEPPPESAPAAHLPVITMLPLADCTRYDLLLLGGTHATA; encoded by the coding sequence ATGCTGATAGTGGAATCCATCCGTAAGATTCGCCAGGCCTACCACCGTGACAAGAAACCGATCAGGCAGATTGCCCGTGAGTTTCATGTTTCCAAGAATACCGTCAAGAAAATCATCAGAAGTGACGTAACCGAGCAGGTTTACCAGCGTAGCGAGCAGCCACGTCCGAAGCTGAGTCAGTATGAAGGGCGCCTGAAGGACTTGCTTGCTGAAGACACCGCAAAGCCGATCCGTCATCGCCGCAGTGCGCAGCTTTTGTTCGAGCAATTGCAACGGGAAGGGTTCACCGGCGGCTACGACAGCGTCCGGCGTTTCATTCAGCTGCAGCGCAAGGAGTCAGCCGGGGGATCTGTCGCCTTCATCCCCTTGTCCTTTGATCCGGGCGAAGCGTTCCAGTTTGACTGGAGTTACGAGCAGATTGAGCTTGGTGGTGTCAACGTCAAGATCAAGGTTGCCCAGTTCCGGCTCTGCAACAGCCGCATGCCGTTTTGCATCGCCTATACGCGGGAAACCCTGGAGATGGTCCTGGATGCCCACATCAAGGCGTTCAACTTCTTTGGCGGAACTTGCCGCCGCGGCATCTACGACAACCTGAAGACCGTGGTTACCAAGGTACTGATGGGCAAAGAGCGGGTCTTCAATAGACGGTTTCAGCTTCTGGCCTCCCACTACCTGTTCGAACCGGTGGCATGCACCCCGGCGGCCGGATGGGAGAAGGGGCAAGTCGAGAACCAGGTGGGCTTGGTACGTAAACGCTTCTTTGCCACCCGGCGCAAGTTCGCCGATCTTGACGAGCTGAACGAATGGCTCTGTGATCAGTGTTTATCCTATGCCGCTAGTCACAAGCATCCTGATACGCCATTGTTGACGATCAGTGATGCTTTCAAGGAAGAACGCCGCCATCTGTTGACGGCGATGGTTCCTTTTGACGGTTATTGTGAGAACGATGCCAAAGTTTCCTCAACCGCCTTGGTCGCCTTTGACCGTAACAGCTACAGCGTGCATGTGTCGGCTGTTGGCAATCCGGTCACGGTGCGAGCCTACGCCGACCATCTGACCTTTGTGCAGGATGGCAGGACCGTCGGCATTCACCGCCGTCGTTTTGGTCGAGGTGAGGTGCTCTTTGACCCCTGGCATTACCTGGAAGTCTTGAAAAAGAAACCGGGGGCATTGCGGAATGGGGCCCCATTCAAAGAATGGAATCTGCCTGAACCGGTTGAACTGGTGCGGATTGCCCTTGCCCGGCACCATGACGGCGACCGGCAGTTTGTCGGTATTCTGTCCGTTGTCCCGCTCTATGGCATTGAGGCCGTGACCAAGGCCTGCGCCGATGTGCTGGCCGCCAATACGGTCAGTCGTGACGTGGTGCTCAACCTGCTTTCCAGAACCCATGAAGAGCCGCCACCAGAGTCAGCGCCAGCAGCACACTTACCGGTAATCACCATGTTGCCCCTCGCGGATTGCACACGGTATGACCTGCTGCTTCTCGGAGGCACCCATGCTACTGCGTGA
- a CDS encoding integrase core domain-containing protein: protein MDADYHRKWVNIARRFTGHAREWLAGFVQWYNTEHLHSAIGHVTPKQLRTGEAKQIFERRNIVMEQARKSSPERWGRRNMKVWGSPQMVVLNPQKKS from the coding sequence TTGGACGCCGATTACCACCGAAAGTGGGTCAATATTGCACGCCGATTCACAGGTCATGCAAGAGAATGGTTAGCAGGCTTTGTTCAATGGTATAACACCGAACATCTGCATTCAGCAATTGGTCATGTAACACCAAAGCAGTTGCGAACAGGGGAAGCTAAGCAGATTTTTGAACGCAGGAACATTGTCATGGAGCAAGCCAGGAAGAGTTCCCCCGAGCGTTGGGGGAGAAGAAACATGAAAGTATGGGGATCGCCACAAATGGTTGTGCTGAACCCGCAAAAAAAGAGTTAA
- a CDS encoding FKBP-type peptidyl-prolyl cis-trans isomerase produces MDIKLGKYTKLGYQKPNIEVFDEEYQVALDNIRNSLTKWNDSNELTEFGDRITVNYSITRGEKCIQGGQENNITFVVGGDESIEGLECNMVGFKKGERYFLEGNLPQEDSKCEQFQERKVIFEVEIVRIEKLNHPETLDEVLELIDDKELRTASQFEDELKEEIYYHKYKIELSTLVDNILDAVVSNSEIISDESYIKKKVTEMYNQFIDRLEQEDVPIEIYYSQHEISPEDYKVEFLKRAEKEMVLQAVLNEISRVENITVDEKDYLLKKYKYLYENNVNESDIDCDGEFKNDMIRNETIKFLIHANTEA; encoded by the coding sequence ATGGACATCAAATTAGGTAAATATACAAAGTTAGGATATCAAAAGCCTAATATAGAAGTATTTGACGAAGAATATCAGGTAGCTCTCGACAATATTAGGAACTCACTTACTAAATGGAATGACAGTAATGAATTAACTGAATTTGGAGATAGAATTACAGTCAACTATTCTATCACTCGTGGTGAGAAATGTATCCAAGGCGGGCAAGAAAATAATATTACTTTTGTAGTTGGAGGAGATGAAAGTATTGAGGGGCTAGAATGTAATATGGTTGGTTTTAAAAAAGGAGAACGCTACTTTCTTGAGGGGAACTTGCCGCAAGAAGATAGTAAGTGCGAACAGTTCCAGGAGAGGAAAGTAATATTCGAAGTTGAAATAGTTAGGATTGAGAAATTAAATCATCCCGAAACACTTGATGAAGTTCTAGAACTTATTGATGACAAGGAGTTAAGAACGGCATCTCAGTTTGAAGATGAGTTGAAAGAGGAAATATATTATCACAAATATAAGATTGAGTTAAGTACGTTGGTCGATAATATATTAGATGCTGTAGTAAGTAATTCAGAAATAATTAGTGATGAAAGTTATATTAAGAAAAAAGTTACGGAAATGTATAATCAATTTATTGATAGGTTGGAACAAGAAGATGTGCCAATTGAAATTTACTATTCCCAGCATGAAATTTCACCAGAAGATTATAAAGTTGAGTTTCTCAAGCGTGCAGAAAAAGAAATGGTACTGCAAGCTGTTTTAAATGAAATAAGTCGAGTTGAGAATATAACAGTTGATGAAAAAGATTATTTGTTGAAAAAATATAAGTATTTATACGAGAACAACGTAAATGAAAGTGATATTGACTGTGACGGGGAATTTAAAAATGACATGATTCGTAATGAAACCATAAAGTTTTTGATTCACGCTAATACGGAGGCTTGA
- a CDS encoding FMN-binding protein, whose amino-acid sequence MEKLNRLVTIVAIVVALMSYVFYFFDPASKIDESFIKKFEEISSYRKINTDPIVYEVVLGNGEPGYVVFSSEYGYQSEIILAILINKTGQIVNVKTYSERETRGFYQRLYNNGFFEKNFHGLAINNGFSIHTNVDAVSGATISSGAVSKAIHEGSAFVGKKYLDIDVVNPYGSIRFGILEIAIITMFIFVLIAYLTKNKHLRTLTLVYSFTLMGIKFMAFISYSTFISFITFNFPSVFENLRWYLLFFGSVALVMSTGKNLYCAYICPFGAMQQMVFQFAKLPSFKVSENIQKYIKVLPVFIAWFAFVVTMLSKDISAVNYEPFALIFGRTGLGIQWILLPITVFMSFVIMRYYCRYGCPVGLIWNILLKVRWKVKSLVWTK is encoded by the coding sequence GTGGAAAAGTTAAATCGATTAGTGACGATTGTAGCCATTGTGGTAGCGCTGATGTCATACGTATTTTACTTTTTTGACCCTGCATCAAAAATTGATGAGAGTTTTATCAAGAAATTTGAGGAGATTTCATCATATAGAAAAATCAACACTGATCCGATAGTCTATGAAGTCGTCCTTGGAAATGGTGAGCCAGGGTACGTGGTGTTCAGCTCCGAATATGGATATCAATCAGAAATCATTCTGGCAATATTGATTAACAAAACCGGTCAAATTGTTAATGTAAAAACATATTCTGAACGTGAAACTAGGGGCTTTTATCAACGGTTATACAATAATGGTTTTTTTGAAAAAAATTTCCATGGGTTAGCTATAAATAATGGTTTTTCAATTCACACCAATGTTGACGCAGTTTCCGGAGCGACCATTTCGTCTGGTGCCGTGAGTAAAGCCATTCATGAAGGGAGTGCATTCGTAGGGAAGAAATATCTAGATATAGATGTCGTCAACCCATATGGAAGCATTCGATTCGGAATACTTGAAATCGCGATAATTACTATGTTTATTTTTGTATTAATTGCCTACCTTACAAAAAATAAACATCTCAGAACTTTAACATTAGTTTACTCATTCACACTAATGGGAATTAAGTTCATGGCGTTTATTTCATATTCGACGTTTATTTCTTTTATCACGTTTAATTTCCCAAGTGTTTTTGAAAATTTAAGATGGTATTTATTGTTCTTTGGATCTGTGGCATTGGTAATGTCTACGGGGAAAAACCTGTATTGTGCATATATTTGTCCATTTGGTGCCATGCAGCAAATGGTATTTCAATTTGCAAAACTTCCTTCCTTTAAAGTAAGTGAAAACATACAAAAATACATTAAAGTATTGCCTGTTTTTATAGCCTGGTTTGCATTCGTAGTTACAATGCTTTCTAAAGATATATCTGCAGTTAATTATGAACCATTCGCGTTAATTTTTGGAAGGACTGGACTTGGTATTCAATGGATTTTGCTTCCTATAACAGTATTTATGTCATTTGTAATTATGAGGTACTACTGTAGATATGGATGTCCTGTCGGTTTAATATGGAATATTCTTTTGAAGGTAAGATGGAAAGTAAAGAGTCTTGTATGGACAAAATAA
- a CDS encoding reductive dehalogenase, producing MDRRDFFKKAALTSVVAGAAVISSPLKSSARLVLSKEQDEFPYEISSDFKGMPQTNCIFCRVFSDKDAVVDEYVQKTYGLTKIDQMGAMLASSKDGFVHPEQHGEPGFTAVDKALELAGWATNDEFSPYAEFGRRNSLIGTHIVNPVTGKIAKDKPVFVPGLHTWDNSRAEYEIKHGDGRYQFKDKQEATDRIKRACRYLGADLVGVTSFERAQKWVYTNWLDLHPIKNTFPDGTVKMMTYDAMEAQKGNFISAGYGVSPPDFRAESGFEPKSVITLAWAMDYDAMKTAPSLVAGAAAGEGYSRLAEISYKVSTFLRRLGIKCAPCGNDTAASIPIAIESGMGEGSRMGMLITEKYGPRVRLAKIFTDIELVPDKPRTFGVKDFCKNCMKCADACPAKAISKDPAQVYKVGQETSVGKINKSHLAGVEHYYVNAERCFGYWVATGTTCGTCVAVCPYNKIDEWHHDLTKIATLTPFKPLLRHLDELFGYGGPLDKTRPKSKWFKDAVADFWNKA from the coding sequence ATGGATCGTAGAGATTTTTTTAAAAAGGCAGCTCTCACATCAGTTGTAGCAGGTGCAGCAGTTATATCGTCACCTCTAAAATCATCGGCACGATTGGTGTTAAGTAAGGAGCAAGATGAATTTCCGTATGAAATCTCGTCTGATTTCAAAGGGATGCCTCAGACTAATTGTATTTTCTGTCGTGTTTTTAGCGATAAGGATGCAGTTGTAGATGAGTATGTGCAGAAAACGTATGGGCTCACAAAAATTGATCAGATGGGGGCAATGTTGGCGTCATCAAAAGATGGATTTGTTCACCCTGAACAGCATGGAGAGCCTGGTTTTACAGCTGTTGATAAAGCATTAGAGTTAGCAGGATGGGCAACAAATGATGAATTTTCCCCATATGCAGAATTCGGCAGGAGGAATTCTTTAATTGGAACACACATCGTAAATCCAGTGACTGGAAAGATTGCTAAGGATAAGCCTGTGTTTGTCCCAGGCCTTCATACATGGGATAATTCACGCGCTGAATATGAAATAAAACACGGTGATGGTCGTTATCAATTTAAAGATAAGCAAGAAGCTACTGACCGTATTAAGAGGGCTTGCCGTTATTTGGGTGCAGATTTGGTTGGTGTCACGTCTTTTGAGCGGGCTCAAAAGTGGGTGTACACAAATTGGCTAGATCTGCATCCAATAAAAAATACATTTCCAGATGGTACCGTAAAAATGATGACGTACGATGCTATGGAGGCGCAAAAGGGCAATTTTATATCTGCAGGATATGGTGTCTCTCCGCCTGATTTTAGAGCTGAGTCAGGGTTTGAGCCTAAATCTGTTATCACGTTGGCATGGGCGATGGACTATGATGCAATGAAAACAGCTCCATCGTTAGTTGCTGGTGCTGCTGCAGGTGAGGGTTACTCTAGATTGGCTGAGATAAGTTATAAGGTGTCAACATTCTTGAGACGCTTGGGTATAAAATGTGCGCCATGTGGAAACGACACTGCAGCTTCTATTCCCATTGCAATTGAATCTGGAATGGGTGAAGGCAGTCGTATGGGGATGTTGATTACCGAAAAATATGGGCCCAGAGTACGTCTTGCAAAAATATTTACTGATATAGAGTTAGTCCCCGATAAGCCTAGAACGTTCGGTGTTAAAGATTTTTGTAAAAATTGTATGAAATGTGCTGATGCTTGTCCTGCAAAGGCTATTAGTAAGGATCCTGCCCAAGTGTATAAAGTTGGCCAAGAAACTAGTGTTGGGAAGATTAATAAGTCACATCTTGCGGGAGTTGAACACTACTATGTAAATGCTGAACGGTGTTTTGGTTATTGGGTTGCTACTGGTACTACATGTGGCACATGTGTGGCTGTGTGTCCGTATAATAAGATTGATGAATGGCATCATGATCTAACTAAAATAGCGACTTTAACACCATTTAAACCGCTGTTGCGTCATCTTGATGAATTGTTTGGATATGGTGGGCCACTTGATAAGACGAGACCAAAGTCAAAATGGTTTAAGGATGCGGTTGCGGACTTCTGGAACAAGGCATAG
- a CDS encoding reductive dehalogenase, translating into MDRRDFFRMAALTSVVAGAAVISSPQKSSARLVLSKEQDEFPYEISSDFKGMPQTNCIFCRVFSDKDAVVDEYVQKTYGLTKIDQMGAMLASSKDGFVHPEQHGEPGFTAVDKALELAGWATNDEFSPYAEFGRRNSLIGTHIVNPVTGKIAKDKPVFVPGLHTWDNSRAEYEIKHGDGRYQFKDKQEATDRIKRACRYLGADLVGVTSFERAQKWVYTNWLDLHPIKNTFPDGTVKMMTYDAMEAQKGNFISAGYGVSPPDFRAESGFEPKSVITLAWAMDYDAMKTAPSLVAGAAAGEGYSRLAEISYKVSTFLRRLGIKCAPCGNDTAASIPIAIESGMGEGSRMGMLITEKYGPRVRLAKIFTDIELVPDKPRTFGVKDFCKNCMKCADACPAKAISKDPAQVYKVGQETSVGKINKSHLAGVEHYYVNAERCFGYWVATGTTCGTCVAVCPYNKIDEWHHDLTKIATLTPFKPLLRHLDELFGYGGPLDKTRSKSKWFKDAVADFWNKA; encoded by the coding sequence ATGGATCGTAGAGATTTTTTTAGAATGGCAGCTCTCACATCAGTTGTAGCAGGTGCAGCAGTTATATCGTCACCTCAAAAATCATCGGCACGATTGGTGTTAAGTAAGGAGCAAGATGAATTTCCGTATGAAATCTCGTCTGATTTCAAAGGGATGCCTCAGACTAATTGTATTTTCTGTCGTGTTTTTAGCGATAAGGATGCAGTTGTAGATGAGTATGTGCAGAAAACGTATGGGCTCACAAAAATTGATCAGATGGGGGCAATGTTGGCGTCATCAAAAGATGGATTTGTTCACCCTGAACAGCATGGAGAGCCTGGTTTTACAGCTGTTGATAAAGCATTAGAGTTAGCAGGATGGGCAACAAATGATGAATTTTCCCCATATGCAGAATTCGGCAGGAGGAATTCTTTAATTGGAACACACATCGTAAATCCAGTGACTGGAAAGATTGCTAAGGATAAGCCTGTGTTTGTCCCAGGCCTTCATACATGGGATAATTCACGCGCTGAATATGAAATAAAACACGGTGATGGTCGTTATCAATTTAAAGATAAGCAAGAAGCTACTGACCGTATTAAGAGGGCTTGCCGTTATTTGGGTGCAGATTTGGTTGGTGTCACGTCTTTTGAGCGGGCTCAAAAGTGGGTGTACACAAATTGGCTAGATCTGCATCCAATAAAAAATACATTTCCAGATGGTACCGTAAAAATGATGACGTACGATGCTATGGAGGCGCAAAAGGGCAATTTTATATCTGCAGGATATGGTGTCTCTCCGCCTGATTTTAGAGCTGAGTCAGGGTTTGAGCCTAAATCTGTTATCACGTTGGCATGGGCGATGGACTATGATGCAATGAAAACAGCTCCATCGTTAGTTGCTGGTGCTGCTGCAGGTGAGGGTTACTCTAGATTGGCTGAGATAAGTTATAAGGTGTCAACATTCTTGAGACGCTTGGGTATAAAATGTGCGCCATGTGGAAACGACACTGCAGCTTCTATTCCCATTGCAATTGAATCTGGAATGGGTGAAGGCAGTCGTATGGGGATGTTGATTACCGAAAAATATGGGCCCAGAGTACGTCTTGCAAAAATATTTACTGATATAGAGTTAGTCCCCGATAAGCCTAGAACGTTCGGTGTTAAAGATTTTTGTAAAAATTGTATGAAATGTGCTGATGCTTGTCCTGCAAAGGCTATTAGTAAGGATCCTGCCCAAGTGTATAAAGTTGGCCAAGAAACTAGTGTTGGGAAGATTAATAAGTCACATCTTGCGGGAGTTGAACACTACTATGTAAATGCTGAACGGTGTTTTGGTTATTGGGTTGCTACTGGTACTACATGTGGCACATGTGTGGCTGTGTGTCCGTATAATAAGATTGATGAATGGCATCATGATCTAACTAAAATAGCGACTTTAACACCATTTAAACCGCTGTTGCGTCATCTTGATGAATTGTTTGGATATGGTGGGCCACTTGATAAGACGAGATCAAAGTCAAAATGGTTTAAGGATGCGGTTGCGGACTTCTGGAACAAGGCATAG
- a CDS encoding aldehyde dehydrogenase family protein: MGANAKEVISLMDVPEGNMLEQAQVAAREFAKFSPQAVDKIVEAVAAVAAERSAFYAEWIVRETGYGVVEHKTIKNEGSSAGLVNFYKGQNFCGYEIDTEKKVVKIARPAGVVLALVPSTNPVATTYYKILLSLMSRNAVILCPHPAAKGCIVGSADELTAVAEKAGLPKGVIQVVREPSIALLETMMKSDQVNLILATGGPGVVRAAYSSGNPAIGVGPGNVGHYVDGTGSLDKAALDIAISSGFDNNLGCTSDSVALVERDVADAMLEALSRNGVLKLEDKDDIEKVRNVLYPDGGFNPAAIGKSAAWIANEAGISINEDIKILCVEVDKIDDKDIYTREKLFPVLGFLRIDGLDAAYRAAEAMIAMGGAGHTAAIHSKDSDKIVAWSQLPVYRIATNGPAPLVASGFASGLAPTMTVGTGFFGRSSVCENVGPQHLIHWTQIAYSDDPSEVLGDIEDAMTRWDKSRSA; the protein is encoded by the coding sequence ATGGGCGCGAATGCAAAAGAAGTGATTTCTTTAATGGATGTTCCGGAAGGGAATATGCTTGAGCAGGCACAGGTTGCGGCTAGGGAATTTGCCAAATTTTCTCCGCAGGCAGTTGATAAAATTGTTGAAGCCGTTGCTGCGGTTGCTGCCGAAAGATCAGCTTTTTATGCAGAATGGATCGTTCGTGAAACTGGTTATGGTGTCGTTGAGCATAAGACTATCAAAAATGAAGGGTCGAGTGCTGGTCTTGTCAACTTCTATAAAGGGCAGAACTTCTGCGGCTACGAAATTGATACAGAGAAGAAAGTTGTTAAGATAGCGCGTCCCGCTGGTGTTGTGCTCGCCTTGGTTCCAAGTACCAATCCAGTGGCAACGACTTATTACAAGATCCTGCTCAGTTTGATGAGCCGTAATGCCGTGATTCTTTGCCCACATCCTGCAGCCAAGGGTTGTATCGTCGGTTCTGCTGATGAGCTAACCGCCGTTGCAGAAAAAGCAGGCCTTCCTAAAGGGGTCATCCAGGTTGTTCGTGAGCCATCCATTGCCTTGCTAGAAACAATGATGAAGAGTGATCAAGTTAATTTGATCCTCGCAACTGGTGGTCCAGGTGTTGTGCGCGCCGCGTATAGTTCAGGAAACCCTGCGATTGGTGTTGGCCCCGGTAATGTTGGTCATTATGTCGATGGTACTGGAAGTCTCGATAAGGCCGCTCTGGATATTGCGATCAGTAGTGGGTTTGATAATAACCTGGGTTGCACATCCGATTCAGTAGCGTTGGTAGAACGTGACGTCGCAGATGCCATGCTGGAAGCTTTATCTCGCAATGGCGTACTTAAGCTGGAAGATAAAGACGATATCGAAAAGGTTCGTAATGTTCTCTATCCCGATGGAGGCTTTAATCCTGCAGCGATCGGTAAGTCAGCCGCTTGGATCGCCAATGAAGCTGGAATCAGTATTAACGAGGATATCAAGATCCTTTGTGTCGAAGTCGACAAGATTGACGACAAAGACATCTATACCAGAGAGAAACTCTTTCCGGTCCTCGGGTTCTTACGTATCGATGGGCTTGATGCAGCTTATAGGGCTGCAGAGGCAATGATTGCTATGGGTGGTGCCGGCCATACAGCTGCAATTCATTCAAAAGATTCTGACAAGATCGTTGCTTGGTCGCAGTTACCTGTTTACCGGATCGCGACAAACGGTCCAGCCCCATTGGTTGCCTCTGGTTTTGCCTCTGGTTTGGCACCGACCATGACAGTTGGTACAGGCTTTTTTGGTCGTAGCTCAGTGTGCGAAAATGTTGGTCCTCAGCATCTGATCCATTGGACACAGATCGCTTACAGTGATGACCCCTCAGAGGTGTTGGGTGATATCGAAGATGCAATGACACGATGGGATAAGAGTCGCTCTGCCTAA
- a CDS encoding ISL3 family transposase yields the protein MERLLTGLVDFSIKKVISLRPARLEVLYKGETSCPECGGPEKRIKSSFWREIKSIPQQGYSVTLLIYCHKYHCKCCGRYFNTRINGVKKWSRSTEPLKSNVFETCRRGYSNKDAAFESGLSVATIERYYHQMVLQKISHQKNRPCPRIIGIDEHRFSRKVGFVTTFCNLEKHSVFDIAPGRSEAELLPFLESLQGRKQVEVVCMDMHAPYRKMVKKWFPNAKIVTDRFHVIKLINHHFAKTCKLIDEETLAWGRGGLIRIMSTKPENLSVLKKQKLEHYFEQQPVIKNLWIFWHELAELCRNKGKNHQACRKLVRELLEKVQLLKTSPFRPMKTLGKSITSWIDAIARMFRYYRSNGIVEGFHRKMKLIQRRAYGFRNFENYRLRVRVLCG from the coding sequence ATGGAAAGATTATTGACTGGCCTCGTCGATTTTTCAATCAAAAAGGTCATCAGTTTAAGGCCAGCTCGACTAGAGGTTCTCTATAAGGGAGAAACATCATGCCCTGAATGTGGAGGCCCAGAAAAGAGAATCAAATCCAGCTTCTGGCGTGAGATTAAAAGTATTCCGCAACAGGGATACTCGGTCACGCTCTTGATCTATTGCCATAAATATCATTGCAAATGTTGTGGTCGCTATTTCAATACCCGAATAAACGGGGTGAAGAAATGGAGTCGATCGACAGAGCCACTGAAGAGCAATGTCTTTGAGACCTGCCGCAGAGGCTATTCGAATAAGGATGCTGCGTTCGAAAGTGGTCTCAGCGTTGCAACCATAGAGAGATACTACCATCAGATGGTTTTGCAGAAGATCAGCCATCAGAAGAACCGTCCCTGTCCCAGAATCATTGGCATAGACGAGCACCGCTTCAGTCGAAAGGTTGGTTTCGTGACAACCTTTTGTAACCTAGAAAAGCACAGTGTCTTTGATATTGCACCAGGGCGTAGTGAAGCGGAGTTACTTCCATTTCTCGAATCATTACAAGGTCGTAAGCAGGTCGAAGTTGTCTGTATGGACATGCATGCACCTTACCGTAAGATGGTTAAGAAGTGGTTCCCTAACGCCAAGATCGTCACCGATCGGTTTCATGTCATCAAGCTTATCAATCATCACTTTGCCAAAACATGCAAGCTGATCGATGAAGAGACTCTGGCTTGGGGAAGGGGTGGTCTCATCCGGATCATGAGCACTAAACCCGAAAATCTCTCGGTTTTGAAAAAGCAGAAACTTGAGCATTATTTCGAACAGCAGCCCGTTATAAAAAATCTCTGGATCTTCTGGCATGAGCTGGCTGAGCTCTGCCGAAACAAGGGCAAGAACCATCAGGCCTGCAGAAAACTCGTGCGAGAACTACTGGAAAAGGTTCAGCTACTGAAAACAAGTCCTTTTCGTCCGATGAAAACATTAGGCAAGAGCATCACCAGTTGGATAGACGCCATAGCTCGTATGTTTCGTTACTATCGTAGTAATGGCATTGTTGAAGGATTCCATCGAAAGATGAAACTTATTCAGCGCAGGGCTTATGGATTCAGAAACTTTGAGAATTATCGGTTGCGTGTCAGGGTCTTGTGCGGGTAG
- a CDS encoding NADH:ubiquinone reductase (Na(+)-transporting) subunit F, which produces MNLISFLCEDYCSSPFFGVDPTISGPYGEFFARETEAEMIFVGGGAGMAPMRSHIFDQLRRLQSQRRISFWYGARSLREAFYVEEFNQLAAEHPNFSWQLVLSDPQPEDSWDGAVGFVHQYLHDAYLRQHPAPEDCEYYLCGPPMMTKAVVELLHNLGVERSAILFDDFGL; this is translated from the coding sequence ATGAATTTGATCAGTTTTCTTTGTGAGGATTATTGTTCATCCCCTTTCTTTGGTGTAGACCCGACCATCTCCGGTCCCTACGGCGAGTTTTTTGCCCGGGAGACCGAGGCCGAGATGATCTTTGTGGGGGGCGGGGCCGGCATGGCGCCGATGCGTTCCCACATCTTCGACCAGCTGCGGCGTCTGCAATCCCAACGCAGAATCAGTTTCTGGTACGGCGCCCGCAGTCTGCGGGAGGCCTTTTACGTAGAGGAGTTCAACCAGCTGGCCGCAGAGCACCCCAACTTCAGCTGGCAGCTGGTGCTGTCTGACCCCCAGCCGGAGGATAGCTGGGACGGTGCGGTCGGCTTTGTGCACCAGTACCTCCACGACGCCTACCTGCGCCAGCACCCGGCGCCGGAAGACTGTGAATACTACCTGTGCGGCCCACCGATGATGACCAAGGCGGTGGTTGAGCTGCTGCACAACCTGGGCGTGGAACGCAGCGCCATCCTGTTCGACGACTTCGGCCTGTAG